In a single window of the Candidatus Dependentiae bacterium genome:
- a CDS encoding alanine--tRNA ligase has product MNYLEIREKFLNYFQKNGHTIVPSSPVIPAEDPTLLFTNAGMNQFKDIFLGKEKRSYTRATSIQKCVRAGGKHNDLDEVGYTERHLTFFEMMGNFSFGDYFKKEAIAFAWDLLTKEMGLPAEKLYPTVFREDDEAFEIWNKIIGVPVERITRLGEKDNFWQMGDTGPCGPCTEILIDRGADKGCLCKDCKPGCSCARYTEIWNLVFMQFNRQADGKLIPLTQTGVDTGMGFERLCMVKQNKNTVFEIDLFQAIHRKTESLTGLKYDSCTKEQRVAFNVLSDHVRASSLIIADGGTPSNDGRGYVLRKIIRRASLFAQKLSDNQNLFPEVAKEFIKIMSPIYPELKSSEKLIINLVTNEIEKFSTNLVSGQNILDQFIADNLKSGEKILTGIQVFKLYDTYGFPPELTRIIAGEKNVQIDMDGFEKEMQKQKDQSGKKCEDASEEQIEIPASITTKFVGYDQLEVKSKIVFEKVCGNKIWIVTAESPFYVESGGQAGDCGFVSINNQIYPVVGSQKNGSAIALKISTEKVQDPGTINVKVGDIAHLVVDSFVRDNSAKNHTATHLLQTALRQIVGKEVKQAGSLVSDKLLRFDFNYHQGLSDEQIEQIETLVNQKIQENLKVHISNTTLTKAKESGVTAFFGEKYNPENVRVVDVSGFSAELCGGTHVDEIGKIGCFKILSEASLSAGVRRIIGVTGSEAIKLFQQIHNITKNLNVKFKVQNEQILQAVERQSGELEETHKTIKSLRKEFVTYQIPQWQNQMKNVGNIPFLFLELEDQNNNDLKQICAKLETKTPGLLFLISSNKTELSKINFFCSLSKAFAKNIDLKKLALFLKSDLNLQGGGSGEVIQGGGENQSKIKSEVEKWILENQV; this is encoded by the coding sequence ATGAATTATCTAGAAATCAGAGAAAAATTTTTAAATTATTTTCAAAAAAATGGTCATACAATTGTTCCATCCTCACCGGTTATTCCAGCCGAAGATCCTACGCTTTTGTTTACAAACGCAGGCATGAACCAGTTCAAAGATATTTTTTTAGGTAAAGAAAAAAGATCTTACACTCGTGCAACTTCTATCCAAAAATGTGTTCGTGCTGGTGGTAAACATAATGATCTTGATGAAGTTGGATATACCGAGCGACATTTAACATTCTTTGAGATGATGGGAAATTTTTCTTTTGGTGATTATTTCAAAAAAGAAGCTATTGCTTTCGCTTGGGATCTGCTGACAAAAGAAATGGGCTTGCCTGCAGAAAAACTTTATCCAACAGTGTTTCGCGAAGATGATGAGGCTTTTGAAATTTGGAACAAAATTATCGGAGTGCCTGTAGAAAGAATCACACGTCTTGGTGAAAAAGATAATTTTTGGCAAATGGGTGATACCGGTCCATGTGGTCCGTGTACAGAAATTTTAATTGACCGTGGTGCTGATAAAGGTTGTTTGTGCAAAGATTGTAAACCTGGATGCAGCTGCGCAAGATATACAGAAATTTGGAATTTAGTTTTTATGCAGTTTAATCGTCAAGCAGATGGCAAGCTTATCCCTCTTACACAAACGGGTGTCGACACGGGAATGGGTTTTGAGCGACTTTGTATGGTCAAACAAAATAAAAATACAGTTTTTGAAATTGATCTTTTTCAAGCAATTCACAGAAAAACAGAAAGTTTAACAGGTTTAAAATATGATAGTTGCACCAAAGAGCAAAGAGTTGCTTTCAATGTTTTAAGTGATCACGTTCGCGCTTCATCTTTGATAATCGCAGATGGCGGAACTCCTTCTAACGATGGTCGTGGTTATGTTCTTCGCAAAATAATTCGCCGCGCATCGCTTTTTGCACAAAAACTTTCTGATAATCAAAATTTATTTCCAGAAGTTGCAAAAGAATTTATCAAAATAATGTCTCCAATTTATCCAGAATTAAAATCAAGTGAGAAATTAATTATTAACCTTGTTACAAATGAGATTGAGAAGTTTTCAACCAATCTTGTAAGTGGCCAAAATATTTTGGATCAATTTATTGCTGACAATCTAAAAAGCGGTGAAAAGATTTTAACAGGTATTCAAGTTTTCAAGCTTTATGACACATATGGTTTCCCTCCTGAGCTTACACGAATAATAGCAGGCGAGAAAAATGTGCAGATAGATATGGATGGTTTTGAAAAAGAAATGCAAAAACAAAAAGATCAATCTGGCAAAAAATGTGAAGATGCAAGCGAAGAGCAGATTGAAATTCCTGCAAGCATTACAACTAAATTTGTAGGTTATGACCAGCTTGAAGTAAAAAGTAAAATCGTTTTTGAAAAAGTTTGTGGAAATAAAATTTGGATTGTTACAGCAGAATCTCCTTTTTATGTAGAAAGTGGTGGACAGGCTGGAGATTGTGGTTTTGTATCTATTAATAATCAAATTTATCCAGTTGTTGGCTCACAAAAAAATGGTTCTGCAATTGCTTTGAAAATTTCGACAGAAAAAGTGCAAGATCCTGGAACTATAAATGTAAAAGTAGGTGACATTGCACATTTAGTTGTTGATAGTTTTGTGCGAGATAATTCTGCAAAAAATCATACGGCTACACATTTACTTCAAACAGCTTTGAGACAAATCGTAGGTAAAGAAGTTAAACAGGCAGGATCTCTTGTTAGTGACAAATTATTACGATTTGATTTTAATTATCATCAAGGTTTGAGCGATGAGCAAATTGAGCAAATTGAAACTTTGGTAAATCAGAAAATTCAAGAAAATTTAAAAGTACATATTTCTAATACAACTCTTACAAAAGCAAAAGAGTCAGGGGTTACAGCTTTCTTTGGTGAAAAATATAATCCTGAAAATGTTAGAGTTGTTGATGTTAGCGGTTTTTCTGCAGAACTTTGCGGCGGAACGCATGTGGATGAAATTGGCAAAATTGGGTGCTTTAAGATTTTGAGCGAAGCATCGCTTTCTGCGGGAGTACGAAGAATTATTGGTGTAACTGGAAGTGAAGCAATAAAGCTATTTCAACAGATTCATAACATCACAAAAAATTTAAATGTTAAGTTCAAAGTACAAAATGAACAAATTTTGCAAGCTGTTGAGCGTCAATCTGGTGAACTTGAAGAAACACATAAAACAATAAAAAGTTTGCGCAAAGAGTTTGTGACTTACCAAATTCCACAGTGGCAAAATCAAATGAAAAATGTTGGTAATATTCCGTTTTTATTTTTAGAACTAGAAGATCAAAATAACAATGATTTAAAACAGATTTGCGCAAAACTCGAAACAAAAACTCCAGGTTTATTATTTTTGATTTCAAGCAATAAAACAGAACTTTCAAAAATCAATTTTTTCTGTTCTTTGAGTAAGGCATTTGCAAAAAATATTGATCTCAAAAAATTGGCACTATTTTTGAAGTCAGATTTAAATCTTCAAGGTGGAGGGTCTGGTGAAGTTATACAGGGTGGCGGTGAAAATCAATCAAAAATAAAATCTGAGGTAGAAAAATGGATATTAGAAAATCAAGTTTAA
- a CDS encoding ATP-dependent RecD-like DNA helicase: protein MNEIVEIHGTIEKELFKSPESGFSIFIVKVNSKENITAKGILPAIHQGESVTLRGIWGFHPKFGRQFEVKECIAKLPSNVEGIKKYLSSGLIKGIGPKYAEKLVATFGERTLEVIDETPDELFRVDGIGEKRVSIIIEAWQSQKEISRVMVFLKEKDISTSFATKIYKTYGKESVEKILENPYRLAEDIWGVGFKISDQVALKLGFEKNSSMRIKSGILFCLSQATNDGHLYLEIDELKNQLFKMLELEESDESKSLVKAALNNLYLEEKIKLLTNNEKHYLSLPKYYYSEKGIANKIKKLKDYNAKNFYLDFNEIYKTVSATDSYGKQLNEDQQKGILSCLQSKITIITGGPGTGKTTLIKKLLEVLDNYKINYRLAAPTGRAAKRMFEGTGKSAETLHRLLEFNPTTMNFNRNEENALLLDFLIVDEASMIDVFLMNSILRAMPLQANLVLIGDVDQLPSVGAGNILNDLIASNQVEVLRLTQIFRQAEDSMIIVNAHRINHGEFPTSTRVGSKNDFKFIKEDLPENIFPLLRQIYANLENKYKISPQDSIVLCPMNRGVVGTQRLNQELQMILNPQNNEEKQVARFGQVYKINDRVMQIKNNYDKFVFNGDIGEITDINRTDQILKIKFGERVLDYDFTELDEIVLSYAVSIHKSQGSEFKAVIIPIFMQHFVMLQRNLIYTAITRAKNLCIFIGQPRAIAMGIKNNKSVIRNTFLKEFLTTDLEAR, encoded by the coding sequence ATGAATGAAATTGTAGAAATTCACGGCACAATAGAAAAAGAACTTTTTAAAAGTCCAGAAAGTGGATTTTCAATTTTTATTGTCAAAGTAAATTCCAAAGAAAATATCACCGCAAAGGGAATTTTGCCTGCGATCCACCAGGGAGAATCTGTTACGCTGCGTGGAATTTGGGGCTTTCATCCAAAATTCGGCAGACAATTCGAAGTCAAAGAATGCATAGCAAAACTACCATCAAACGTCGAAGGCATAAAAAAATATTTAAGCAGTGGGCTCATCAAAGGAATTGGTCCAAAGTATGCAGAAAAATTGGTAGCGACTTTTGGTGAAAGAACTCTTGAGGTGATTGATGAAACGCCAGATGAACTTTTCAGAGTTGATGGCATCGGTGAAAAAAGAGTTTCAATAATCATCGAAGCTTGGCAATCTCAAAAAGAAATTTCTCGAGTCATGGTCTTTTTGAAAGAAAAAGATATTTCTACATCGTTTGCCACCAAAATTTATAAAACTTATGGTAAAGAATCGGTTGAAAAGATTTTAGAAAATCCTTATCGATTAGCAGAAGATATTTGGGGTGTTGGTTTTAAAATATCAGATCAAGTTGCCCTCAAGCTTGGATTTGAAAAAAATTCATCAATGCGCATAAAAAGCGGAATTTTATTTTGTCTATCACAAGCAACAAATGATGGCCACCTTTACTTGGAAATTGATGAACTGAAAAATCAACTTTTTAAGATGCTAGAACTAGAAGAAAGTGACGAATCTAAATCTTTAGTTAAAGCTGCACTCAATAATCTTTATCTCGAAGAAAAAATTAAGCTTCTAACTAATAATGAAAAACATTATTTGTCACTTCCAAAATATTATTATTCAGAAAAAGGCATCGCTAACAAAATCAAAAAATTAAAAGATTATAATGCTAAAAATTTTTATTTAGATTTTAACGAAATTTACAAAACAGTTTCTGCTACAGATTCTTACGGAAAACAACTAAATGAAGACCAACAAAAAGGAATTTTAAGTTGTCTACAATCAAAAATTACAATCATCACAGGTGGTCCAGGAACGGGTAAAACAACTTTGATCAAAAAATTACTAGAAGTTTTAGACAACTATAAAATTAATTATAGACTTGCTGCACCAACAGGAAGAGCTGCAAAAAGAATGTTCGAAGGAACTGGAAAATCTGCTGAAACTCTGCACCGTCTTTTAGAATTTAACCCAACAACCATGAATTTTAATCGAAATGAAGAAAATGCTCTTTTGCTAGATTTTTTAATAGTCGATGAAGCCTCAATGATCGATGTATTTTTGATGAATTCTATCCTACGAGCAATGCCCCTTCAAGCCAATTTAGTTTTGATAGGAGATGTCGACCAACTTCCATCGGTTGGCGCGGGAAATATTTTAAACGATTTAATTGCATCAAATCAAGTCGAAGTTTTGAGATTAACGCAAATTTTCCGCCAAGCAGAAGATAGTATGATCATCGTAAACGCACACAGAATTAATCACGGTGAGTTTCCAACATCTACAAGAGTAGGATCCAAAAACGATTTCAAATTTATCAAAGAAGATTTACCAGAAAATATCTTTCCTCTGCTTCGTCAAATTTATGCGAATTTAGAAAACAAATATAAAATATCGCCTCAAGATTCCATTGTACTTTGTCCAATGAATCGTGGCGTTGTTGGAACGCAAAGATTAAATCAAGAGCTACAAATGATTTTAAATCCGCAAAATAATGAAGAAAAACAGGTGGCGCGTTTTGGGCAAGTTTATAAAATTAATGATCGAGTTATGCAGATCAAAAATAATTACGACAAATTTGTTTTTAACGGGGATATTGGAGAAATAACAGATATTAATAGAACCGACCAGATATTAAAAATAAAATTTGGTGAACGTGTTTTAGACTATGATTTTACCGAACTTGATGAGATTGTTCTTTCTTATGCTGTTTCGATACATAAAAGCCAAGGCTCCGAATTCAAAGCGGTAATTATTCCAATATTTATGCAACATTTTGTTATGCTTCAGCGCAATTTGATTTACACAGCAATCACGCGAGCCAAAAATTTATGTATTTTCATTGGACAACCAAGAGCTATCGCTATGGGTATCAAAAATAATAAAAGCGTAATTAGAAATACATTTTTGAAAGAATTTTTGACAACAGATCTCGAAGCTAGATAA
- a CDS encoding aldolase codes for MKNNKFSIPLTVPTKSKAIYEKNYDSMTRGSGKLFLFAADQKIEHLNQDFYGPNLPALCNDPKSLFEIASKSKIGAFATHLGLIARYGEEYSSVNYVIKLNGKSSIVSTAQEDPLSLFLVTPQEVVDFKNQSQLNIVAMGYTIYLGSKYEAQMMRQASEMILHAHQNGMIAILWIYPRGQAIKNEREANLLAGAAGVGAALGADFIKINPPISESLKKNGELLMQATQAAGKSRVICAGGSLKDEKAFLQELYDQIYIGGTSGCAVGRNIFQKDVSAAIKFCDSIASVVFDGKIR; via the coding sequence ATGAAAAATAATAAATTTAGTATTCCTTTGACTGTTCCTACCAAATCAAAGGCTATTTATGAAAAAAATTATGATTCGATGACAAGGGGAAGTGGAAAATTATTTTTGTTTGCGGCTGATCAAAAAATAGAACATTTAAATCAAGATTTTTATGGTCCAAATTTACCGGCTTTGTGTAATGATCCAAAGTCGCTTTTTGAAATAGCTAGCAAATCTAAAATAGGCGCTTTTGCAACTCACTTGGGTTTAATTGCAAGATATGGTGAAGAATATTCAAGTGTTAACTATGTTATAAAGCTAAATGGCAAATCAAGCATTGTTTCTACAGCCCAAGAAGATCCGTTGAGTTTGTTTTTGGTCACTCCGCAAGAAGTAGTAGATTTTAAAAATCAATCGCAATTAAATATTGTAGCAATGGGATATACAATTTATTTAGGAAGCAAATATGAAGCGCAAATGATGCGTCAGGCTAGCGAAATGATTTTGCATGCGCATCAAAACGGAATGATTGCAATTTTATGGATTTATCCTCGCGGTCAGGCCATTAAAAATGAAAGAGAAGCGAATTTGCTAGCAGGAGCTGCTGGTGTAGGTGCTGCTCTCGGTGCAGATTTTATCAAAATAAATCCTCCGATCAGTGAGAGTTTAAAGAAAAATGGAGAATTGCTCATGCAGGCTACTCAAGCTGCAGGTAAGAGCAGAGTGATTTGTGCTGGCGGTTCTTTGAAAGACGAAAAGGCATTTTTGCAAGAATTGTATGATCAAATTTATATAGGTGGAACATCTGGGTGTGCTGTAGGCAGAAATATTTTTCAAAAAGATGTTTCGGCGGCTATTAAATTTTGTGACTCGATAGCTTCTGTGGTTTTTGATGGCAAAATTCGCTAG
- a CDS encoding GIY-YIG nuclease family protein has protein sequence MSFYVYILKCDDNSYYIGHTDNLEKRISEHKFRKYSGYTSSRLPIQIVFTQAFATRYEALMAERQMKKWTRVKKELLISGGWQALANRDKK, from the coding sequence TTGTCATTTTATGTTTACATACTCAAATGTGATGATAATTCCTACTACATAGGGCATACTGATAATCTTGAAAAAAGAATTTCGGAACATAAATTTAGAAAGTATAGTGGGTATACAAGTTCAAGACTTCCAATTCAGATAGTCTTTACACAAGCCTTTGCTACTAGATATGAAGCGCTTATGGCAGAAAGACAAATGAAAAAATGGACTCGAGTAAAAAAGGAATTACTTATTTCAGGGGGATGGCAAGCATTAGCAAACAGGGATAAAAAGTAG
- a CDS encoding ATPase — MEVYQIPVEEIAKNLKTDVKIGLSSNEANERLKKFGPNSVPSKSSDTVFSIFISQFLNPLIFILVIATILSLLIGDLKDAIIIAVTTMINTIVGFFQEYKANKAAEKLRTFEISKCIVKRNGKTFLTDTKNLVVGDIVLLTAGSKVPADIRLTNSFNFEIQESILTGESQASQKNTFILKEKVTLADQKNMAFMGTFVINGRAEGIVVKTGKETEFGKIANLILTPETSLTPIQDQLKKFSWFIGGLMTFISLIILSIGLIRQIPLVDLIGVATALTVAAIPEGLIIAVTITLAIGMQRIFKKHALIKKLIAAETLGNISVICTDKTGTLTEGKMSVSKIITQNYQGAIDLTKLKEIENILQLAALNNNVFYNNESKTWIGSATEKALVEAAEKIGIKPSEMQNQFPLIDEIPFSSDLKYMATLHKSDTGQKLVLKGAPEVILPLCNLTIEERKHFEEENLKIISSGFRVLAFTYKDQKTIDLKKDLNNLTFAGLIYLQDKLRPTAANSIQILKNAGIRTIILTGDNAETARIIAKEIGLIVEQNGIITGAELEKMSDKELATKIIDTKIFARIDPIHKIRIVKILKSMGNSVAMIGDGVNDAPAILAADIGIALSSGSDLACEVADMVLLDNNLATVTDAVYEGRLIIDNIKKVLTYLLAHGFGEIILIGLAILFNLPMPITIGQILWINLISHGFSHLALTVEPAEDGIMDRKPLPRNNPIFTKDMKILIFVIGITTDIGLFSIYYFLRKFNTFDFNHLRTIIFSAFSLTSLFYVFSVRSMNQSIFKTKILQNKWLNLTVIVGVLMQIVVIYAPALQKIFLTEPLNLIEWGLILTLASLKLIFIEIFKNILISRRKKL; from the coding sequence ATGGAAGTTTATCAAATACCAGTAGAAGAAATCGCAAAAAATTTAAAAACAGATGTGAAAATAGGATTATCAAGCAACGAGGCAAATGAACGCTTAAAAAAATTTGGCCCCAATTCTGTACCATCAAAGTCAAGCGATACCGTTTTTTCTATTTTTATTTCTCAATTTTTAAATCCTTTAATATTTATTTTGGTAATCGCAACCATACTAAGTTTGCTAATAGGCGATCTAAAAGATGCGATCATCATCGCTGTCACAACTATGATAAATACCATTGTAGGGTTTTTTCAAGAATACAAAGCAAATAAGGCAGCAGAAAAATTACGCACTTTTGAAATTTCAAAATGCATTGTAAAACGTAATGGCAAAACATTTTTGACCGATACTAAAAATCTAGTTGTTGGCGATATCGTCTTGCTCACAGCAGGTAGCAAAGTCCCTGCAGACATTCGATTAACAAACAGTTTTAACTTTGAAATTCAAGAATCAATTTTGACCGGAGAGTCACAAGCGTCGCAAAAAAATACTTTTATATTAAAAGAAAAAGTAACACTTGCAGATCAAAAAAATATGGCTTTTATGGGGACATTTGTTATAAACGGTCGCGCTGAAGGAATAGTGGTAAAAACAGGGAAAGAAACAGAATTTGGAAAAATCGCAAATTTGATTTTAACACCAGAAACTTCGCTAACTCCCATCCAAGATCAATTAAAAAAATTCAGTTGGTTCATTGGCGGATTAATGACTTTTATATCGTTAATCATTTTATCAATAGGATTAATAAGACAAATCCCACTTGTAGATTTAATAGGAGTTGCAACAGCTCTAACCGTCGCAGCGATTCCCGAAGGTTTGATAATAGCCGTAACCATCACACTCGCAATAGGAATGCAGCGAATTTTCAAAAAGCATGCACTTATCAAAAAATTAATTGCGGCCGAAACTTTAGGAAATATTTCTGTCATTTGTACAGACAAGACAGGAACGCTCACAGAAGGAAAAATGTCCGTTTCAAAAATCATTACTCAAAACTACCAGGGCGCAATCGATTTAACAAAACTAAAAGAAATAGAAAACATTCTCCAGCTTGCGGCGTTAAATAACAATGTCTTTTATAATAACGAGTCTAAAACCTGGATAGGAAGCGCAACAGAAAAAGCATTAGTAGAAGCAGCAGAAAAAATAGGAATCAAACCATCAGAAATGCAAAACCAATTTCCATTGATCGACGAAATTCCTTTTTCTTCAGATTTAAAATATATGGCAACATTGCACAAGTCTGATACTGGGCAAAAATTAGTACTCAAAGGCGCACCTGAGGTTATTTTACCTTTATGTAATTTAACAATTGAAGAAAGAAAACATTTTGAAGAAGAAAATTTAAAAATAATTTCCAGCGGTTTTCGCGTTTTGGCATTTACTTACAAAGACCAAAAAACAATAGACCTAAAAAAAGATCTAAATAATCTAACCTTTGCAGGTTTAATATATCTCCAAGATAAACTCCGCCCCACAGCGGCAAACAGTATACAAATATTAAAAAATGCGGGAATTAGAACAATCATTTTGACAGGTGATAATGCCGAAACAGCAAGAATTATAGCAAAAGAAATAGGTCTTATCGTGGAGCAAAATGGAATAATCACAGGCGCAGAACTTGAAAAAATGTCTGACAAAGAACTTGCTACAAAGATAATTGATACCAAAATATTCGCGCGCATCGACCCAATCCACAAAATTAGAATCGTAAAAATTTTAAAAAGTATGGGCAACTCTGTAGCAATGATCGGAGATGGAGTAAATGATGCTCCGGCAATCCTTGCAGCCGATATCGGAATAGCTCTCAGCAGTGGATCTGACCTTGCTTGTGAAGTTGCAGATATGGTTTTACTTGATAATAATCTTGCAACTGTTACCGATGCTGTTTATGAAGGACGACTAATAATCGATAACATAAAAAAGGTTTTGACTTATCTTTTGGCCCACGGCTTTGGTGAGATAATTTTGATTGGACTTGCCATATTGTTTAATCTTCCAATGCCAATAACAATTGGACAAATTTTGTGGATCAATCTAATTTCTCATGGCTTCTCGCACCTAGCATTAACGGTTGAACCTGCAGAAGATGGAATAATGGACAGAAAACCACTTCCACGAAATAATCCCATTTTTACAAAAGATATGAAAATATTAATTTTTGTCATAGGAATTACAACTGATATAGGCTTATTTTCCATTTATTATTTTTTAAGAAAATTTAACACTTTCGATTTTAATCATTTAAGAACAATAATCTTTTCCGCCTTTTCACTTACCTCTCTTTTTTATGTTTTTTCAGTTCGCAGCATGAACCAATCAATTTTTAAAACAAAAATTCTACAAAACAAATGGTTAAATCTTACCGTAATTGTTGGGGTTTTGATGCAGATTGTAGTTATTTACGCTCCAGCCTTACAAAAAATATTTTTAACTGAACCATTAAACCTAATAGAATGGGGATTAATACTTACTTTGGCATCACTAAAACTAATTTTTATAGAGATATTTAAAAACATTTTGATATCAAGGCGTAAAAAACTTTAA